In Bubalus kerabau isolate K-KA32 ecotype Philippines breed swamp buffalo chromosome 4, PCC_UOA_SB_1v2, whole genome shotgun sequence, one DNA window encodes the following:
- the SPINK4 gene encoding serine protease inhibitor Kazal-type 4 codes for MAARLWILALALAVLFLVDREVSMSAAKLVFWRMPICEHMVESPACPRTYDPVCGTDGVTYESECKLCLARMKNRQDIQILKDGKC; via the exons ATGGCTGCCCGCCTGTGGATACTTGCCCTGGCCTTGGCTGTTCTCTTCCTTGTGGACAGGG AGGTGTCCATGTCGGCAGCAAAGTTGGTTTTCTGGAGAATG CCCATCTGTGAACACATGGTAGAGTCTCCAGCCTGCCCCCGGACATACGACCCAGTCTGTGGCACTGACGGGGTCACGTATGAGAGTGAATGCAAGCTCTGCTTGGCTCGGAT GAAAAACAGACAGGACATCCAGATCCTGAAGGATGGGAAATGCTGA
- the BAG1 gene encoding BAG family molecular chaperone regulator 1, translated as MSRSEEVAPSEEVVPSEEVALSEEVALSEEVAQSEEMAASGLSVTVTHSNEKHDLQVTPQEGNSEPIVQDLAQVVEEATGVPLPFQKLIFKGKSLKEMEMPLSALGIQNGCRVMLIGKKNSPEEEAELKKLKDLEKSVEKIADQLEELNKDLAGIQQGFLAKDLQAEALCKLDRRVKATIEQFMKILEEIDTLILPENFKDSRMKRKGLVKRIQAFLAECDTVEQNICQETERLQSTNLALAD; from the exons ATGTCCCGGAGCGAAGAGGTGGCCCCGAGTGAAGAGGTGGTCCCGAGCGAAGAGGTGGCCCTGAGCGAAGAGGTGGCCCTGAGCGAAGAAGTGGCCCAGAGCGAGGAAATGGCGGCATCCGGGCTCAGCGTGACCGTCACTCACA GCAATGAAAAGCATGATCTTCAAGTTACCCCACAAGAAGGCAATAGTGAGCCAATTGTCCAAGACCTGGCTCAGGTTGTTGAAGAGGCTACAGGGGTTCCGCTGCCTTTTCAGAAACTCATATTTAAGG GAAAATCTCTGAAGGAAATGGAGATGCCATTGTCAGCacttggaatacaaaatggttGCCGGGTTATGTTAATTGGGAAAAAG AACAGTCCGGAGGAAGAAGCTGAACTAAAGAAGCTGAAAGATTTGGAGAAATCTGTGGAGAAGATAGCTGACCAGCTGGAAGAACTGAATAAAGACCTTGCTGGAATCCAGCAG GGTTTTCTGGCCAAGGATTTGCAAGCTGAAGCTCTCTGCAAACTCGATAGGAGAGTAAAAGCCACAATTGAGCAGTTTATGAAGATCTTGGAGGAGATTGACACACTA ATTCTGCCAGAAAATTTCAAAGACAGTAGAATGAAAAGGAAGGGTTTGGTGAAAAGGATTCAG GCCTTCCTAGCCGAGTGTGACACAGTGGAGCAGAACATCTGCCAGGAGACAGAGCGACTGCAGTCCACAAACTTGGCCCTCGCTGACTGA